In Musa acuminata AAA Group cultivar baxijiao chromosome BXJ2-8, Cavendish_Baxijiao_AAA, whole genome shotgun sequence, one genomic interval encodes:
- the LOC135620429 gene encoding probable F-box protein At4g22030, whose translation MAALQFQILQPSKSSSSDRRFHASLYPSSNFRAKSVYHQKLSKKITVEVFILRREHTAATEAPTQTVPGNEDKDFVVSELLAIAEAVADRANMHAIIGAQRDNWNHLLTNSINSITLIGSLLAGISSIPVGEATPQLLPLKVASVLLFSTATGMMLIVNKVQPSQLAEEQRKATWMWKQLERSIQDTLALRAPTELDVMDAMNKVLALEKAYPLPLLPGMLEKFPKKVDPACWWPKLRQRRPGTHQRRTINGVERNGWSKEVEEEMRGLLKVLKLKDEEQYVRLGKVVLNINKTLAAAGPIFAGLATIGSGLLGVSALGPLPALLAVAGGSLATVANTLEHAGQVGMVFELFRNNAGFYRWLQEEIESNLGEEDLEKRENGELFKLKLALQLGRSLSEFGDFVPYAAACKDEDIKEFAGKLF comes from the coding sequence ATGGCAGCTCTCCAATTCCAGATCTTGCAGCCATCTAAATCATCATCATCTGATCGAAGATTTCACGCGAGCCTGTATCCCTCCTCCAATTTCAGAGCGAAAAGCGTCTACCATCAAAAGCTGTCAAAGAAGATCACGGTTGAGGTCTTCATCCTGAGACGAGAGCACACTGCCGCCACGGAGGCACCGACACAAACCGTGCCAGGTAACGAGGACAAGGATTTTGTGGTCAGCGAGCTTCTTGCCATAGCCGAGGCGGTTGCTGATAGAGCCAACATGCATGCCATCATCGGAGCACAGAGAGACAATTGGAATCACCTCCTTACGAACTCCATCAACTCTATCACTCTCATCGGATCGCTCTTGGCAGGAATCTCATCGATACCGGTAGGAGAAGCAACACCGCAGCTACTACCGCTCAAGGTAGCGTCCGTGCTCTTATTCAGCACCGCGACCGGAATGATGCTGATCGTCAACAAGGTTCAGCCTTCCCAGCTAGCTGAAGAACAAAGAAAAGCAACGTGGATGTGGAAGCAACTGGAGCGATCGATCCAAGACACTCTCGCACTGCGAGCTCCAACCGAGTTGGATGTCATGGACGCCATGAACAAGGTGCTCGCTCTCGAGAAGGCTTATCCCCTGCCTTTGCTCCCTGGAATGCTCGAGAAGTTCCCGAAGAAGGTTGATCCTGCTTGTTGGTGGCCTAAACTACGGCAAAGGCGACCAGGAACACATCAGAGGCGTACGATTAATGGCGTAGAAAGGAATGGTTGGAGCAAAGAAGTGGAAGAAGAGATGAGGGGTCTTCTCAAAGTTCTAAAGCTGAAAGATGAGGAACAATATGTGAGACTGGGGAAGGTGGTCTTGAACATCAACAAGACGTTAGCTGCAGCAGGACCTATATTCGCTGGCCTAGCTACCATCGGATCTGGTTTATTAGGTGTTTCGGCGCTGGGGCCACTGCCAGCATTGCTTGCGGTGGCCGGAGGGTCGTTGGCGACCGTGGCGAACACCTTGGAGCATGCGGGGCAGGTAGGGATGGTGTTCGAGCTGTTCCGGAACAATGCCGGCTTCTACAGGTGGCTGCAAGAGGAAATCGAATCCAATTTGGGGGAGGAAGATTTGGAGAAGAGGGAGAATGGGGAGTTATTCAAGTTGAAGCTGGCTTTGCAACTCGGAAGGAGCCTCTCGGAGTTCGGAGACTTTGTGCCCTATGCTGCTGCTTGTAAAGATGAAGATATCAAGGAGTTTGCCGGGAAGCTGTTCTAA